One genomic region from Bacillus sp. SLBN-46 encodes:
- the lonB gene encoding ATP-dependent protease LonB: MSWTGIALFIQLFFGIIIGLYFWNLLRNQRTQKVSIDRESRKEMEQLRKMRSISLTEPLAEKVRPTSFKDIVGQEDGIKSLKAALCGPNPQHVIIYGPPGVGKTAAARLVLEEAKKNQKSPFKASSVFIELDATTARFDERGIADPLIGSVHDPIYQGAGAMGQAGIPQPKQGAVTNAHGGVLFIDEIGELHPIQMNKLLKVLEDRKVFLESAYYHEENTQIPTHIHDIFKNGLPADFRLIGATTRTPSEIPPAIRSRCMEVFFRDLNQEEIVEVAKKAAEKVNLEIFETGVNTLSTYARNGRETVNMIQIAAGLAITEDRNYIKDEDIEWVIHSSQMTPRMERKINDISHVGLVNGLAVYGPNSGALLEIEVTVISAKDKGTINITGIVEEESIGGQGKSIRRKSMARGSIENVITVLRSMGVPANDYDIHVNFPGGVPIDGPSAGIAMATGIYSAIYKIPIDNTVAMTGEISIHGNVKPIGGVYPKVKAARKAGAKTVIIPEENMQTILNEIDGINIVPVTHLHEVFEIALVQSFGKHEAIPASIELTKKESI; encoded by the coding sequence ATGAGTTGGACGGGGATTGCCTTATTTATACAGCTGTTTTTCGGAATCATAATTGGGCTGTATTTTTGGAATTTGTTGAGGAATCAGCGTACGCAAAAAGTGTCCATTGACCGGGAATCCCGTAAAGAAATGGAACAGCTTCGCAAAATGAGGTCCATTTCATTGACTGAACCATTAGCTGAGAAAGTTCGCCCTACAAGCTTTAAGGATATTGTAGGCCAAGAAGATGGGATTAAATCATTAAAGGCGGCCCTTTGTGGACCAAATCCGCAGCATGTAATTATTTATGGACCACCGGGAGTGGGTAAAACAGCTGCTGCCCGCCTCGTTCTAGAAGAGGCCAAAAAGAATCAAAAGTCACCATTTAAAGCATCTTCTGTGTTTATTGAATTAGACGCCACAACAGCACGGTTTGACGAAAGAGGAATTGCAGACCCTTTAATTGGTTCTGTTCATGATCCTATTTATCAAGGTGCAGGGGCAATGGGACAGGCAGGTATACCACAGCCAAAGCAAGGTGCTGTGACAAATGCACATGGTGGAGTACTCTTTATTGATGAGATTGGCGAATTGCATCCAATCCAAATGAATAAACTTCTAAAAGTATTAGAGGATCGAAAGGTCTTTTTGGAAAGTGCCTATTATCATGAAGAAAATACGCAAATACCAACGCATATTCATGATATTTTTAAAAATGGACTACCTGCCGATTTCCGTTTAATTGGTGCCACTACTAGGACTCCAAGTGAAATTCCTCCAGCGATTCGTTCCCGCTGTATGGAGGTTTTCTTCCGCGATTTAAATCAGGAGGAAATTGTGGAAGTAGCGAAGAAAGCGGCTGAAAAAGTAAACCTAGAAATTTTTGAAACAGGTGTTAATACCTTATCTACATATGCGAGAAATGGCCGTGAAACGGTCAATATGATCCAAATTGCAGCTGGGCTTGCTATTACAGAAGACCGTAATTATATCAAGGATGAAGATATTGAGTGGGTCATCCATTCCAGTCAAATGACTCCAAGGATGGAAAGAAAAATTAATGATATTTCACATGTAGGTCTGGTGAATGGACTAGCTGTGTATGGGCCAAATTCTGGTGCATTGCTCGAGATTGAAGTTACGGTCATCTCGGCAAAAGACAAGGGAACAATCAACATAACTGGTATTGTTGAAGAAGAAAGCATTGGCGGTCAAGGGAAATCCATTCGCAGGAAGAGTATGGCACGTGGTTCGATCGAAAATGTGATTACGGTTCTCCGTTCGATGGGAGTACCCGCTAATGACTACGATATTCACGTTAATTTTCCTGGCGGTGTCCCAATCGATGGACCTTCTGCTGGAATAGCCATGGCGACAGGAATTTATTCCGCCATTTACAAAATTCCCATTGATAACACGGTAGCAATGACTGGTGAGATTAGTATTCATGGCAATGTGAAGCCAATTGGCGGGGTTTATCCTAAAGTAAAGGCAGCAAGAAAGGCAGGAGCCAAAACCGTCATCATTCCAGAGGAAAATATGCAAACCATCTTGAATGAGATTGACGGAATCAACATCGTTCCTGTCACCCATCTACATGAAGTATTCGAGATTGCCCTAGTCCAATCCTTCGGAAAACACGAAGCCATCCCTGCCTCAATTGAACTAACAAAGAAAGAATCGATTTAA
- the lon gene encoding endopeptidase La — protein MAEKNELIVPLLPLRGLLVYPTMVLHLDVGRERSVQALEKAMVDDHLIFLTTQKDVSIDDPSEEEIYKIGTLTKVKQMLKLPNGTIRVLVEGLNRAEIVSFYEEDEHYSVSLVTYDDPDTKDVEDQALMRTMLDYFEQYIKLSKKISAETYASVADIEEPGRMADIIASHLPLKLKEKQEILETIDVKSRVNRVIDTIHNEKEVLNLEKKIGQRVKRSMERTQKEYYLREQMKAIQKELGDKEGKTGEIAELTKKIEQAEMPEHAKKAALKELDRYEKVPSSSAESAVIRNYIEWLITIPWSKKTEDDIDILRAEKVLNQDHYGLEKVKERVLEYLAVQKLTNSLKGPILCLAGPPGVGKTSLARSIASSLNRNFVRVSLGGVRDESEIRGHRRTYVGAMPGRIIQGMKKAGTINPVFLLDEIDKMSNDFRGDPSSAMLEVLDPEQNHNFSDHYIEETYDLSKVMFIATANNLSTIPGPLLDRMEIITIAGYTELEKVHICRDHLLPKQIKENGLTKGILQVRDDAILKVVRYYTREAGVRSLERQMATICRKTAKIIVSGEKKRVIITEKNVEEFLGKPRFHYGMAETEDQVGVATGLAYTTVGGDTLQIEVSLSPGKGKLVLTGKLGDVMKESAQAAFSYVRSKATELGIEDDFHEKYDIHIHVPEGAVPKDGPSAGITMATALVSALTGKPIRREVGMTGEITLRGRVLPIGGLKEKTLSAHRAGLTKVILPKDNIKDIDDIPESVRNELEFVPVSHVDEVLRHALLEGDTK, from the coding sequence ATGGCGGAAAAGAACGAATTGATCGTCCCCCTCCTGCCGCTTCGAGGTTTGCTTGTTTATCCGACAATGGTCCTGCATTTAGATGTAGGCCGTGAAAGATCTGTGCAAGCACTTGAAAAAGCAATGGTAGATGACCACTTAATCTTTTTAACAACTCAAAAGGATGTATCAATCGATGATCCATCAGAAGAGGAAATATACAAAATTGGTACGTTAACAAAAGTGAAGCAAATGCTAAAACTGCCAAACGGAACCATTAGAGTATTGGTAGAAGGCTTAAACCGAGCGGAAATTGTTTCATTTTATGAAGAAGACGAGCATTATTCGGTAAGTTTGGTCACGTATGATGATCCTGATACTAAGGATGTGGAAGACCAAGCCCTGATGAGAACAATGCTTGACTATTTTGAGCAATACATAAAACTCTCTAAAAAAATCTCGGCAGAAACCTATGCCTCTGTCGCTGATATTGAAGAACCTGGTAGAATGGCGGATATCATCGCATCACATTTACCACTCAAGCTAAAGGAAAAGCAAGAAATCCTTGAGACAATTGATGTAAAGAGCCGTGTAAATCGCGTAATTGATACCATTCATAATGAAAAAGAAGTACTTAATTTGGAAAAGAAAATTGGCCAACGAGTAAAACGGTCGATGGAACGGACGCAAAAAGAGTACTATCTTCGTGAACAAATGAAGGCCATTCAAAAAGAATTAGGCGATAAAGAAGGCAAAACAGGTGAGATTGCGGAGTTGACGAAAAAAATTGAGCAGGCTGAAATGCCTGAGCATGCAAAAAAGGCGGCTCTTAAGGAATTAGATCGTTATGAGAAAGTGCCATCTAGTTCGGCAGAAAGTGCAGTGATCCGTAATTATATTGAATGGTTGATTACGATTCCTTGGTCGAAAAAGACAGAGGATGATATTGATATTCTCCGTGCCGAAAAGGTTTTAAATCAGGACCATTACGGATTGGAAAAGGTTAAGGAACGTGTACTTGAATATTTGGCGGTACAGAAACTGACGAATTCTTTAAAAGGCCCTATTCTTTGCTTAGCAGGACCTCCTGGTGTGGGGAAAACGAGCCTTGCCCGCTCTATTGCGTCATCGCTGAATCGTAACTTTGTTCGAGTGTCCCTTGGCGGGGTACGTGATGAATCTGAAATTCGCGGCCACAGGAGAACGTATGTGGGAGCCATGCCTGGACGCATAATTCAAGGAATGAAAAAAGCTGGAACGATCAACCCTGTCTTTTTACTTGATGAAATAGATAAAATGTCTAATGATTTCCGCGGAGATCCATCTTCAGCTATGCTGGAAGTATTAGACCCGGAACAAAACCATAATTTTAGTGACCATTATATTGAAGAAACCTACGATTTATCAAAGGTCATGTTTATTGCAACGGCAAATAATTTATCAACCATTCCTGGGCCACTATTAGACAGAATGGAAATTATTACGATTGCTGGCTACACGGAGCTTGAAAAAGTACACATTTGTAGAGACCATTTGCTACCAAAACAAATTAAAGAAAATGGTTTAACGAAGGGGATTCTTCAAGTTCGTGATGATGCGATACTGAAAGTGGTTCGCTATTATACTCGCGAAGCAGGCGTTCGAAGCTTAGAGCGTCAAATGGCAACCATTTGTAGGAAGACAGCAAAAATCATCGTTTCCGGTGAAAAGAAGCGGGTAATTATCACTGAAAAGAATGTAGAAGAATTTTTAGGGAAGCCAAGATTCCACTATGGAATGGCTGAAACAGAAGATCAAGTAGGAGTGGCGACTGGGTTGGCTTATACGACAGTTGGAGGCGACACCCTGCAGATAGAGGTTTCGCTATCACCTGGTAAAGGAAAGCTTGTTCTAACAGGTAAGCTTGGCGATGTGATGAAGGAATCTGCACAAGCTGCATTTAGTTATGTTCGCTCAAAGGCGACTGAACTGGGCATCGAAGACGATTTCCATGAAAAATATGATATTCATATCCACGTTCCCGAAGGAGCTGTTCCGAAGGATGGACCTTCTGCAGGAATTACAATGGCAACGGCACTCGTATCGGCTTTAACTGGCAAACCGATTCGCAGAGAGGTTGGAATGACGGGTGAGATTACACTAAGAGGAAGAGTTCTACCAATTGGTGGTCTGAAAGAAAAAACCTTAAGTGCCCATCGCGCAGGTCTGACGAAAGTCATTCTACCAAAGGACAATATAAAAGATATTGATGATATTCCAGAAAGTGTAAGGAATGAACTAGAATTTGTACCAGTCTCACATGTGGATGAAGTTCTAAGACATGCCCTTTTAGAAGGTGATACTAAATGA
- the yihA gene encoding ribosome biogenesis GTP-binding protein YihA/YsxC, whose amino-acid sequence MKVVSSDIVISAVKPEQYPETELPEFALAGRSNVGKSSFINKMLNRKGLARISSKPGKTQTLNFYLINEILHFVDVPGYGYAKVSKTERAAWGRMIETYFTTREQLRAVVLIVDLRHPPTVDDVMMYDFLKHYEIPCIVIATKADKIPKGKWQKHLKVTRETLDLDKNDHLIVFSSETGEGKDKAWSLLQSYM is encoded by the coding sequence ATGAAGGTAGTAAGTTCAGACATTGTCATCAGTGCAGTTAAGCCAGAACAGTATCCAGAAACAGAGTTGCCTGAATTTGCTCTTGCGGGGCGTTCCAACGTAGGAAAGTCGTCTTTTATTAATAAGATGCTAAACCGGAAAGGATTAGCGAGAATTTCGTCAAAGCCAGGTAAAACCCAAACGTTAAATTTTTACCTAATCAATGAAATCCTTCATTTTGTCGATGTCCCTGGATATGGATATGCCAAGGTTTCGAAGACAGAGAGGGCCGCATGGGGAAGGATGATTGAAACGTATTTTACCACTCGTGAGCAATTACGGGCAGTCGTCTTAATAGTTGATTTACGCCATCCGCCGACAGTGGATGATGTGATGATGTATGATTTCTTAAAACACTATGAAATCCCCTGCATTGTTATCGCAACTAAGGCAGATAAAATCCCAAAGGGAAAATGGCAAAAGCATCTAAAGGTCACACGTGAAACATTAGACCTTGATAAAAATGACCACTTGATTGTCTTCTCCTCTGAAACGGGAGAGGGAAAAGACAAAGCATGGTCCTTGCTACAGAGTTATATGTAA
- a CDS encoding LiaF transmembrane domain-containing protein encodes MKNQRIFPGIILIGFGAYFLLQQTGITIFQQFYTWPTLLMIVGIAFLGQGYSAKEHEAILPGVIMSGFGLHFHLVGHVSFWPSHTIGMLILIISIGFFLRFQKTNTGLFQAFLFLILAVLLLFYDKIAGYLGLLQNGMSFIWKFWPALLIVVGIYFLLKKKK; translated from the coding sequence ATGAAAAATCAGCGAATCTTTCCCGGAATTATTCTGATTGGTTTTGGAGCTTACTTTTTACTACAGCAAACAGGAATTACTATTTTTCAACAATTTTATACATGGCCTACCTTGCTGATGATCGTTGGGATTGCTTTTTTAGGTCAGGGCTATTCAGCTAAGGAACATGAAGCCATTCTTCCTGGAGTCATCATGAGTGGTTTCGGGCTTCACTTTCATCTTGTCGGTCATGTGTCTTTTTGGCCAAGCCATACCATTGGCATGTTAATTCTCATTATATCAATTGGTTTTTTCCTTCGTTTTCAAAAAACAAATACAGGCTTGTTTCAAGCATTCCTCTTTCTCATTTTAGCGGTATTGCTACTATTTTATGATAAAATTGCCGGCTATCTTGGCTTATTACAAAATGGCATGAGCTTTATTTGGAAATTCTGGCCCGCTCTGTTAATTGTTGTTGGTATTTATTTTCTACTAAAAAAGAAAAAATAA
- the hemA gene encoding glutamyl-tRNA reductase has translation MHILVIGLNYKTAPVEIRERLTFNETELVDAIKKLNTKKSILENIILSTCNRTEIYAVVDQLHTGRYYIKEFLSEWFGMEQTEFSPFLFVYEDDGAVEHLFNVTCGLNSMVLGETQILGQVRTSFMLAQQEETTGSVFNHLFKQAITVAKRGHSETDIGANAVSVSYAAVELAKKIFGSLANKHVLIFGAGKMGELAAQNLHGNGVKKVTVINRTYDKAKTLASRFNGEAKTVADLQQSLIEADILISSTGAKDFVITKELMAKVEKKRKGKPLFMVDIAVPRDLDPRISELENVFLYDIDDLEGIVEANLQERQKAAAKIRLMIEKEIVDFNQWLGMLGVVPVISALREKALAIQAETMVSLERKLPNLSDRDLKVLNKHTKSIINQLLKDPILQAKELAARPDAEQAMDLFIKIFNIEELVEEQHSRAAEVNTSPVLKPQASFQS, from the coding sequence ATGCATATTTTAGTAATCGGTCTTAACTATAAAACTGCCCCTGTAGAAATCCGTGAGCGGTTGACATTTAATGAAACCGAACTTGTGGATGCCATAAAAAAGTTAAACACTAAAAAAAGCATCCTAGAAAACATCATCTTGTCTACATGTAATCGTACGGAAATTTATGCGGTTGTCGATCAACTCCATACTGGCCGCTATTATATAAAAGAATTTCTGTCCGAATGGTTCGGCATGGAACAAACTGAATTCTCTCCATTCTTATTTGTTTATGAAGACGATGGAGCTGTAGAGCATCTGTTTAATGTTACTTGCGGACTCAATTCCATGGTTTTAGGGGAAACACAAATTCTTGGGCAGGTGCGTACTAGCTTTATGCTGGCACAACAAGAGGAAACGACTGGTTCGGTGTTCAATCACTTGTTTAAACAAGCGATTACGGTAGCCAAACGTGGACATTCAGAAACAGATATTGGTGCAAATGCCGTTTCTGTTAGCTATGCTGCGGTTGAGCTGGCAAAGAAAATCTTCGGCTCTCTTGCGAATAAACATGTATTGATTTTCGGGGCGGGAAAAATGGGTGAATTAGCAGCCCAAAACCTGCATGGTAACGGTGTGAAAAAAGTAACAGTGATTAATCGTACGTACGATAAAGCAAAAACCCTTGCCAGCCGTTTTAATGGCGAAGCGAAAACGGTAGCTGACTTACAGCAGTCACTCATTGAAGCAGATATTTTAATTAGCTCAACGGGTGCAAAAGACTTTGTCATTACAAAAGAACTGATGGCTAAGGTTGAGAAAAAGCGTAAGGGTAAACCATTATTTATGGTAGATATTGCTGTACCACGTGATTTGGACCCAAGAATTTCAGAGCTTGAGAATGTCTTTTTATACGATATTGACGATTTAGAAGGCATTGTTGAAGCAAACCTGCAAGAACGCCAAAAAGCGGCAGCTAAAATCAGACTAATGATTGAAAAAGAAATCGTTGATTTCAATCAATGGCTTGGAATGCTCGGTGTAGTACCTGTCATTTCCGCTCTTCGCGAAAAAGCTTTAGCTATACAAGCCGAGACAATGGTTAGTTTGGAAAGAAAATTGCCCAATCTATCAGATCGTGACCTAAAAGTATTAAACAAACATACAAAGAGCATTATCAACCAGCTTTTAAAGGATCCGATTTTACAAGCGAAGGAATTGGCTGCTAGACCAGATGCCGAACAGGCGATGGATTTGTTTATTAAAATATTCAATATTGAAGAGCTTGTTGAAGAACAACATTCGAGAGCAGCCGAAGTTAATACATCACCGGTTCTTAAACCACAGGCTTCCTTTCAGTCATAA
- a CDS encoding cytochrome c biogenesis protein has protein sequence MFDVFMTRLHELTVVLYAFSVLLYFFDFIHHNRKANRIAFWLLAFVWVLQTIFLFFYMTKTGRFPVLTIFEGLYFYAWVLVTLSIGINHLLRVDFIVFFTNILGFTVMAIHTFAPMQYHSHIMAKQLVSELLLIHITMAILSYGAFSLSFVFSALYLLQYDLLKRKKWGTRLVRLADLDKLERSSYILAVIGVPMLLLSLILGLQWAFLKVPGMPWYDMKIIGSFLLLTAYSIYLYLRIGKNLSGRKLAMWNTASFLIVLINFFLFGRLSSFHLWYA, from the coding sequence ATGTTCGATGTCTTTATGACAAGGCTTCATGAATTAACGGTTGTTCTATATGCCTTCAGTGTGTTGTTATATTTCTTTGATTTCATTCACCATAACCGGAAGGCAAACCGAATTGCCTTCTGGTTACTTGCATTTGTATGGGTTTTACAAACGATTTTCCTATTTTTTTATATGACAAAAACAGGAAGGTTCCCTGTACTAACGATCTTTGAGGGACTCTATTTTTATGCTTGGGTATTAGTAACATTGTCAATTGGGATAAATCATTTACTGCGAGTCGATTTTATCGTCTTTTTTACGAATATCCTTGGTTTTACCGTTATGGCAATTCATACCTTCGCCCCAATGCAATACCATTCACATATCATGGCCAAACAACTGGTATCAGAACTATTGTTAATCCATATTACAATGGCGATTCTTTCATACGGGGCATTTTCCCTGTCGTTTGTATTTTCAGCCCTGTACCTGCTTCAATATGATCTATTGAAACGGAAAAAATGGGGAACAAGACTTGTTCGCCTGGCAGATTTAGATAAACTTGAAAGATCATCTTACATATTGGCTGTCATTGGTGTTCCGATGCTCCTGCTCAGCCTTATTTTAGGCTTACAGTGGGCATTTCTAAAGGTTCCTGGAATGCCGTGGTACGATATGAAAATTATTGGGTCGTTTTTGTTGCTAACGGCCTACAGCATTTATTTATATCTCCGGATCGGAAAAAACTTATCTGGCAGAAAGTTAGCAATGTGGAATACGGCCTCATTTTTAATAGTATTAATTAATTTTTTCTTATTTGGTCGATTATCATCTTTCCATTTATGGTATGCATAA
- the hemC gene encoding hydroxymethylbilane synthase, with product MRKIIVGSRRSKLALTQTNWVIEQLKKLDPRFEFEVKEIVTKGDKILDVTLSKVGGKGLFVKEIEQAMLDKEIDMAVHSMKDMPAVLPEGLTIGCIPFREDHRDALISRNHVKLKDLKPGAIVGTSSLRRSAQLLVQRPDIEIKWIRGNVDTRLAKLQEEEYDAIILAAAGLSRLGWASDVVTEFIDAEICVPAVGQGALSIECREDDKELLELFEKFTCKKTERAVRAERAFLQKMEGGCQVPIAGFARVEENDEVVLNVLVASPEGQEIFKEELRGQNPEELGVQAADLLIKKGAKDLIEKVKRELEGQ from the coding sequence ATGAGAAAAATTATTGTTGGTTCTAGACGGAGCAAGTTGGCATTAACACAAACCAATTGGGTGATTGAACAGTTGAAGAAGCTGGACCCTCGTTTTGAGTTTGAAGTAAAAGAAATCGTAACAAAGGGTGATAAAATCCTCGATGTTACACTTTCAAAAGTGGGCGGAAAAGGGTTATTCGTAAAGGAAATAGAGCAAGCTATGCTTGATAAAGAGATTGATATGGCCGTTCATAGTATGAAAGACATGCCAGCTGTTTTACCTGAGGGTCTTACAATCGGCTGTATTCCTTTCCGTGAAGATCACCGTGATGCTCTTATTTCAAGAAATCATGTCAAATTGAAAGATTTAAAGCCAGGTGCAATTGTTGGGACGAGTAGCCTTCGCCGCAGTGCGCAGCTATTAGTCCAACGCCCAGACATAGAGATTAAATGGATTCGTGGAAATGTCGATACAAGACTAGCAAAATTACAGGAAGAAGAATATGATGCCATCATTTTAGCAGCAGCAGGACTTTCCCGCCTTGGCTGGGCTTCTGACGTAGTAACAGAATTTATTGATGCCGAAATTTGTGTTCCTGCTGTTGGGCAAGGTGCACTATCCATTGAATGCCGCGAAGATGATAAAGAATTACTAGAGCTGTTTGAGAAATTCACCTGCAAGAAAACAGAAAGAGCGGTTCGTGCCGAGCGTGCTTTCCTGCAAAAAATGGAGGGTGGCTGTCAGGTGCCAATTGCCGGCTTTGCCCGTGTAGAAGAAAATGATGAAGTCGTATTAAATGTTCTTGTTGCTTCTCCAGAGGGTCAGGAGATCTTTAAAGAGGAACTAAGAGGACAAAATCCGGAAGAGCTTGGTGTTCAGGCTGCTGATTTATTAATTAAAAAAGGAGCCAAGGACCTGATTGAAAAGGTGAAACGGGAGCTGGAAGGTCAATGA
- a CDS encoding uroporphyrinogen-III synthase, whose amino-acid sequence MIQSLPLLDKKVLVPRGENQAKSFSQLVEREGGIPIEIPLIAFRPIEKVDRLQYSLKALDTYDWIIFTSNVTVETFFSFFQKEELDERFPKIAVIGKKTAECLKEKGLTTAFVPSAYVAEVFVEEFLPFIQSGMRVLLPKGNLAREYISRALSEAGAAVDEVVIYETYLPDESREKLARMLADGQLDILLFTSPSTVDHLMEVVKDYGLEEQVNKCVIGCIGPVTEKKLVEHGLTVHASPEEYTVKEMIKSIIAYLDVEES is encoded by the coding sequence ATGATCCAATCATTGCCCTTGCTTGATAAAAAAGTCCTTGTTCCAAGAGGCGAAAATCAAGCAAAATCCTTTTCACAGCTTGTAGAAAGGGAGGGAGGGATTCCAATCGAAATCCCTCTTATTGCCTTTCGACCCATTGAAAAAGTCGATCGCCTTCAATACTCTTTGAAGGCTCTTGATACATATGATTGGATTATTTTTACAAGCAATGTAACGGTTGAGACCTTTTTTTCTTTTTTCCAAAAGGAAGAGTTGGATGAAAGATTTCCTAAAATCGCAGTGATTGGGAAAAAGACGGCAGAGTGCTTGAAGGAAAAAGGGCTAACTACCGCATTTGTTCCATCTGCCTATGTGGCTGAGGTGTTTGTTGAGGAGTTTTTACCTTTTATCCAAAGTGGGATGCGGGTTTTGCTTCCGAAAGGAAACCTCGCGCGAGAATACATCTCACGAGCCTTATCAGAAGCCGGAGCTGCGGTGGATGAAGTCGTCATTTACGAAACCTATCTGCCTGATGAAAGCCGAGAAAAGCTGGCAAGGATGCTGGCTGACGGGCAGCTGGATATTCTGCTGTTTACAAGTCCTTCTACGGTGGATCATTTGATGGAGGTGGTCAAAGACTACGGCCTTGAAGAACAGGTAAACAAGTGTGTCATCGGCTGTATCGGTCCGGTAACAGAGAAAAAGCTAGTGGAACATGGGCTCACCGTTCATGCTTCACCAGAGGAATATACCGTAAAAGAAATGATTAAAAGCATAATTGCTTATTTAGATGTGGAGGAATCATAA
- the hemB gene encoding porphobilinogen synthase, protein MELQFKRHRRLRSSASMRALVRENHLKAEDFIYPLFIYEGENIRNEVSSMPGVFQVSMDHLQAEMEDIVAHGIKSVLLFGIPATKDACGEQAYHDHGIVQVATRFIKEHFPEIIIVADTCLCEYTSHGHCGVVEGEKILNDESLDLLVKTAVAQAQAGADIIAPSNMMDGFVAAIRAGLDEAGFTEIPIMSYAVKYASAFYGPFREAAEGAPQFGDRKTYQMDPANRMEAFREAESDVAEGADFLIVKPGMPYLDIVRDMKNTFNLPIVIYNVSGEYSMIKAASANGWIDEKNTVLEMLMGMKRAGADLIITYAAKDAIRWLKEDQ, encoded by the coding sequence ATGGAACTTCAATTCAAACGTCATCGCCGCCTGCGTTCTAGTGCCAGCATGCGCGCACTTGTTAGAGAAAATCACTTGAAAGCGGAGGACTTTATCTATCCGCTGTTTATCTATGAAGGGGAAAACATCCGCAATGAAGTGTCATCCATGCCAGGCGTGTTCCAAGTTTCCATGGATCATCTTCAAGCCGAAATGGAAGATATCGTTGCTCACGGCATAAAGTCTGTCCTTTTATTCGGTATTCCTGCGACAAAGGATGCGTGTGGAGAGCAAGCCTATCATGACCACGGAATTGTTCAGGTAGCTACTCGTTTTATTAAAGAACACTTCCCAGAAATCATTATTGTAGCAGATACTTGCTTGTGTGAATATACAAGCCATGGACACTGTGGCGTTGTTGAAGGGGAGAAAATCCTTAACGATGAGTCATTAGATCTTCTTGTAAAAACAGCAGTGGCACAAGCTCAAGCTGGGGCGGACATTATTGCGCCATCTAACATGATGGACGGCTTTGTTGCTGCTATTCGTGCAGGGCTTGATGAAGCTGGATTTACAGAGATTCCGATTATGTCTTATGCCGTTAAATATGCTTCTGCGTTCTACGGACCGTTCCGTGAGGCAGCAGAAGGCGCGCCACAATTTGGTGACCGCAAAACGTATCAAATGGATCCTGCAAACCGAATGGAAGCTTTCAGAGAAGCAGAATCGGATGTGGCAGAGGGTGCGGATTTCTTAATTGTTAAACCAGGTATGCCGTACCTTGATATCGTTCGTGATATGAAAAATACCTTTAACCTGCCTATTGTTATTTATAATGTGAGCGGTGAGTATTCCATGATTAAGGCAGCTTCTGCAAACGGCTGGATTGACGAGAAAAACACCGTTCTTGAAATGTTGATGGGCATGAAGCGTGCCGGTGCTGACTTGATCATTACGTATGCAGCAAAAGATGCGATTCGCTGGTTAAAAGAAGACCAATAA